One window of uncultured Methanoregula sp. genomic DNA carries:
- a CDS encoding pyridoxal-dependent decarboxylase, with product MKTTPEAGPAEETLDPEDWAAMRALGHRIVDDTMDYLETLRNRPVWQHAPPDVKARFAGPVPAMPRPPEEVYNEYLRSIRPYQLGNSHPRYWGWVTGCGTVMGMYAEMLAASTDSVSGAFSYMSNNYVEMQVVDWCRELLGFPAGASGLVTSGCSASTLISLAVARNTMAGYDVRAQGLHVAGKQMTVYCSEEAHSSVQKAVELLGFGNDALRRIPVNGALQIDTEALKRTIAADRAAGCHPVCVVGVAGTTNTAAIDDLNALADICAEENCWFHVDGAFGAWAAIAPEYRHLVAGMERADSLAFDLHKWMYLAYPIACVLIRDAARHRNAFFLTPTYLAHGEGDRGLTGIDVPWLADYGFELSRGFFALKAWMTIQEQGIEKYGRLIRQNIDQAHYLEGLVESSSGLELALPVSLNIVNFRYVRPGLPGDHLDDINKQIETGLQEQGIAVPSTVTIRGRKYLHVAITNHRSRREDFDLLVQEVIRMGDGLA from the coding sequence ATGAAGACGACACCGGAAGCAGGTCCGGCGGAAGAGACGCTGGATCCGGAGGACTGGGCGGCCATGCGGGCGCTGGGCCACCGTATCGTTGACGACACCATGGACTACCTGGAGACCCTCCGGAACCGGCCGGTCTGGCAGCACGCGCCGCCAGACGTGAAGGCCCGGTTTGCAGGACCGGTCCCTGCCATGCCCCGGCCGCCGGAGGAGGTCTACAACGAGTACCTCCGTTCCATCCGGCCCTACCAGCTCGGCAACAGCCACCCCCGCTACTGGGGCTGGGTGACGGGGTGCGGGACCGTGATGGGGATGTACGCCGAGATGCTGGCCGCCTCGACCGACTCGGTCAGCGGTGCCTTCTCCTACATGAGCAACAACTATGTCGAGATGCAGGTGGTGGACTGGTGCCGGGAACTCCTCGGGTTCCCGGCGGGTGCCAGCGGTCTCGTCACGAGCGGCTGCTCGGCCTCGACCCTGATCAGCCTCGCGGTTGCCCGCAACACCATGGCGGGATACGATGTGCGGGCACAGGGCCTGCATGTCGCGGGAAAACAGATGACCGTGTACTGTTCGGAAGAGGCCCACTCCTCGGTCCAGAAGGCTGTCGAGCTGCTCGGTTTCGGCAATGACGCTCTCCGCCGCATCCCCGTAAACGGGGCTCTCCAGATTGACACGGAGGCCCTGAAGAGAACGATCGCAGCCGACCGGGCGGCCGGCTGCCACCCGGTCTGCGTTGTCGGTGTTGCCGGGACCACGAACACGGCCGCGATCGACGACCTTAATGCGCTTGCCGATATCTGCGCAGAAGAGAACTGCTGGTTCCACGTGGACGGTGCCTTCGGTGCCTGGGCTGCCATCGCCCCGGAATACCGGCACCTGGTTGCCGGCATGGAGCGGGCAGACTCGCTCGCGTTCGACCTCCACAAGTGGATGTACCTTGCCTACCCCATCGCCTGCGTCCTGATCCGCGACGCCGCCCGCCACCGCAACGCCTTCTTCCTGACCCCGACCTATCTTGCGCACGGCGAAGGCGACCGGGGCCTGACCGGGATTGACGTGCCGTGGCTGGCCGACTACGGGTTCGAGCTCTCGCGGGGCTTCTTCGCACTCAAGGCATGGATGACCATCCAGGAGCAGGGGATCGAAAAGTACGGCCGGCTCATCCGGCAGAACATCGACCAGGCGCATTACCTTGAAGGACTGGTGGAATCTTCCTCAGGACTCGAGCTGGCGCTGCCGGTCTCGCTGAACATCGTGAACTTCCGCTACGTGCGGCCCGGCCTGCCCGGCGACCATCTCGACGACATCAACAAGCAGATCGAGACCGGGCTCCAGGAACAGGGGATCGCGGTCCCGTCGACCGTTACGATCCGCGGCAGGAAGTACCTGCACGTTGCCATCACCAACCACCGCAGCCGGCGGGAGGACTTCGACCTGCTGGTGCAGGAAGTGATCCGGATGGGAGACGGGCTGGCCTAG